One window from the genome of candidate division TA06 bacterium encodes:
- a CDS encoding GNAT family N-acetyltransferase, with the protein MSQIRRLFEEDLERYVDIVAEAYPGFKIVSPEDKQKLKERLVKQQEDDPGISFWGLFRDEKMLGGMRLHDLNLQMYETQIKAGGVGMVAVDLLHKKEKICREMIAYFLGHYRQKGYNLAALYPFRPDFYKKMGFGYGTRACQFKTRPDQLPKGNTKSHVKRLETGDLKEFLACARQFGRESHGMMEKTQAEAETLLKSPESKVYGYKKADQVLGYLAFSFRPADANFLQTEMVVRELVYQDPEVLMELMTFLHSQADQIKQIVFITQDEHLNWLFGDIRDGSENMIPPLFQQTATAGYGMMYRALTVRKLLEEMPGHNFGEQNCKLKLNIADNFLPANACELVAQVEFGALTITDEPEFDVEVWLDVSEFSSLLMGAVDFKTLHRYGLARISDPAYLNTVDRIFRVQNKPVCYTYF; encoded by the coding sequence ATGAGCCAGATAAGACGGCTGTTTGAAGAGGACCTTGAACGCTATGTCGACATAGTGGCCGAGGCCTATCCCGGCTTCAAGATCGTTTCGCCCGAGGACAAACAGAAGCTAAAAGAACGGCTGGTAAAACAGCAGGAAGACGACCCCGGCATAAGCTTCTGGGGACTGTTCCGCGACGAAAAGATGCTGGGCGGGATGCGTCTGCACGACCTTAATCTGCAGATGTACGAAACCCAGATCAAGGCCGGCGGGGTGGGCATGGTGGCGGTGGACCTGCTCCACAAGAAGGAAAAAATCTGCCGGGAGATGATTGCCTACTTTCTGGGACACTATCGCCAGAAGGGATACAACCTGGCGGCGCTTTATCCCTTCCGCCCGGATTTTTACAAAAAGATGGGGTTCGGCTATGGCACCCGGGCCTGCCAGTTCAAAACCCGGCCAGACCAGTTGCCCAAGGGTAATACCAAGAGTCATGTCAAGCGTCTGGAAACCGGCGATCTCAAAGAGTTTTTGGCTTGCGCCCGGCAGTTTGGGCGGGAGAGCCACGGGATGATGGAAAAGACCCAGGCCGAGGCCGAGACCCTGCTGAAAAGCCCGGAGTCCAAAGTCTATGGTTATAAAAAGGCCGACCAGGTGTTGGGGTATCTGGCATTTTCCTTCAGGCCGGCCGACGCCAATTTCCTGCAGACCGAGATGGTGGTGCGGGAGCTGGTTTACCAGGACCCGGAGGTCCTGATGGAGCTGATGACCTTCCTGCATAGCCAGGCTGACCAGATCAAGCAGATCGTCTTCATCACCCAGGACGAGCACCTGAACTGGCTGTTCGGCGACATCCGGGACGGCTCGGAGAACATGATCCCGCCGCTGTTCCAGCAGACCGCCACGGCAGGCTACGGGATGATGTACCGGGCGCTCACCGTCAGGAAACTGCTGGAGGAGATGCCGGGCCATAATTTCGGGGAACAAAACTGCAAGTTGAAGCTCAACATCGCCGACAATTTCCTGCCGGCCAATGCCTGCGAGCTGGTAGCGCAGGTGGAATTTGGCGCCCTGACGATAACAGACGAACCGGAATTTGACGTGGAGGTCTGGTTAGACGTTTCCGAGTTCTCCTCGCTGCTGATGGGAGCGGTGGATTTCAAGACCCTGCACCGGTACGGCCTGGCCCGGATCTCCGACCCGGCCTACCTGAATACGGTGGACCGGATATTCAGGGTCCAAAACAAGCCTGTCTGCTACACCTATTTCTAA
- the ychF gene encoding redox-regulated ATPase YchF, with translation MQLGIMGLPRSGKTTIFNALTKSCIKVGGFSTGLRHAQSAVSKSACDVHLGVVKVPDPRLDKLTAMFNPKKKVPATITYVDIGGMAKGGSDSGGLGTEFLTQMQKMDAMILVLRGFADVSGAPTPVDDYQTIATELLLSDLSLVERRIERVKTDIKKVKRPELEKELAILEKCRVQLEAEKPLHALDLFPEESKALRSFQLLTEKPRLPVLNYEEGTDFAALQNSLAAACGGEATALCGTIEMDIAQMSDEEAKEFLAEMKISEPALNKMIRTSYRLLGQISFFTVGEDECRAWTIPMNTKAPQAAGAIHSDLERGFIRAETVSYDHLTESGSYAAAREKGYVRQEGKEYLVKDGDVINIKFNV, from the coding sequence TTGCAATTAGGCATCATGGGACTGCCCCGGTCGGGCAAGACCACCATCTTCAACGCTTTGACTAAATCCTGTATCAAGGTGGGCGGTTTCTCGACAGGACTTCGACACGCTCAGTCCGCTGTCTCGAAATCCGCCTGCGACGTCCACCTGGGCGTAGTCAAAGTGCCGGATCCCAGGTTAGACAAGCTGACCGCCATGTTCAACCCCAAGAAGAAGGTGCCAGCCACCATTACCTACGTGGACATCGGCGGCATGGCCAAGGGGGGTTCCGATTCCGGCGGGCTGGGAACCGAGTTCCTGACCCAGATGCAGAAGATGGACGCCATGATCCTGGTGCTGCGCGGGTTCGCCGATGTCTCCGGCGCCCCAACCCCGGTGGATGATTACCAGACCATAGCCACCGAGCTGCTTCTTTCGGACCTTTCCCTGGTAGAGCGGCGGATCGAGCGGGTCAAGACCGATATCAAAAAAGTAAAGCGGCCGGAGCTGGAGAAGGAACTGGCGATACTGGAAAAATGCCGGGTCCAGCTGGAGGCCGAAAAGCCTTTGCACGCGCTGGATCTGTTCCCGGAAGAATCCAAAGCCCTCCGCAGTTTCCAGCTTTTGACCGAGAAGCCGCGGCTGCCGGTGTTGAATTATGAGGAAGGAACAGATTTCGCCGCCCTGCAGAATTCCCTGGCCGCAGCCTGCGGCGGCGAAGCCACCGCTCTGTGCGGGACCATCGAGATGGACATCGCCCAGATGTCGGACGAGGAGGCCAAGGAATTTCTGGCTGAGATGAAGATCTCCGAGCCGGCCCTGAACAAGATGATCCGCACCTCGTACCGGCTGTTGGGTCAGATCTCCTTTTTCACCGTGGGCGAGGACGAGTGCCGGGCCTGGACTATTCCGATGAACACCAAGGCCCCCCAGGCGGCCGGGGCCATCCACTCCGACCTGGAACGGGGATTCATCCGGGCCGAGACAGTTTCCTATGATCACCTGACCGAATCCGGCTCCTATGCAGCCGCCAGGGAAAAGGGCTATGTTAGGCAGGAAGGCAAGGAATACCTGGTCAAGGACGGGGATGTGATCAATATTAAGTTCAATGTCTGA
- a CDS encoding acyltransferase — MKAGFVQFNPAFGQVNKNLQTINRMVTSVKADLLVLPELCLSGYNFVSKDEVRQLAETVNGPSIKSLKLLSKKTGTILVAGFAERSGNKIYNSAILIRYSGKSDIYRKTHLFWNEKKWFAPGDTGFKVFSAGQARIGMMICYDWFFPEAARSLALQGAQIICHPANLVLPHCPRSMPVRALENKVFTITANRVGREKRGRHDLHFIGQSIMAGPDQSILASAAGESEAVRVIDIDPKVADNKRATPLNQLFRDRRPEYYV, encoded by the coding sequence ATGAAGGCCGGCTTCGTGCAATTCAACCCTGCTTTCGGGCAGGTCAACAAGAATCTACAGACCATAAACCGGATGGTCACTTCAGTCAAGGCCGACCTGCTGGTGCTGCCGGAGTTGTGCCTGTCCGGTTACAATTTTGTCTCAAAGGACGAGGTCCGGCAGTTGGCGGAAACGGTCAATGGGCCTTCCATAAAATCCCTGAAACTGCTGTCCAAGAAAACCGGAACCATTCTGGTGGCGGGATTCGCCGAGAGGTCCGGGAACAAGATCTACAACTCGGCCATCCTGATCCGCTATTCGGGAAAATCAGACATCTACCGCAAGACCCATCTGTTCTGGAACGAGAAAAAGTGGTTCGCCCCGGGCGATACCGGATTCAAAGTTTTCTCCGCCGGCCAGGCCAGGATCGGCATGATGATCTGCTACGACTGGTTCTTCCCGGAAGCCGCCCGCAGCCTGGCCCTACAGGGGGCTCAGATAATTTGTCATCCGGCCAATTTGGTTCTGCCGCATTGCCCCCGTTCCATGCCGGTGCGGGCGCTGGAGAACAAGGTGTTTACCATCACCGCCAACCGGGTGGGCCGGGAAAAGCGAGGGCGGCACGATCTGCATTTCATCGGGCAAAGCATCATGGCCGGCCCGGATCAAAGCATTCTGGCCTCGGCCGCTGGTGAAAGTGAAGCCGTCAGAGTGATTGACATCGACCCCAAAGTAGCGGATAATAAGAGGGCGACCCCGCTGAACCAACTGTTTCGCGATAGACGTCCGGAATATTATGTTTGA
- the thiL gene encoding thiamine-phosphate kinase, with product MAKKISDIGEFGLIKRIKKTAGSIPKNRRVLLGVGDDAALFKISPGQACAATTDAMVEGVHFDLRYTSFYDLGYKAMAANLSDIAAMGGKPLLALASLSLPSQTSIRAIDQLYAGMKTLAKKHRVVIAGGNIVKSRELSITLTLLGECHPENIGLRSGAKVGDAVLVTGDLGASQAGLDILNSKFKIKNKKIAEKHLRPQSRVREALILADNFKLHGMIDISDGLASELHHLSQSSKVGVIIDQGALPVAAQAIAIGQKLGRDPQKYCLYGGEEYELLFTLPPLEALKAKAMIQKQGTACAIIGQVVKGAQVNIISQNGKTEKLKNQGYTHF from the coding sequence GTGGCAAAAAAAATATCCGACATAGGTGAGTTCGGCCTGATCAAACGGATTAAAAAAACGGCGGGAAGTATCCCTAAAAACAGGCGGGTATTGCTGGGTGTAGGCGACGACGCCGCATTGTTCAAAATATCCCCCGGCCAGGCCTGCGCCGCCACCACCGACGCCATGGTGGAGGGGGTCCACTTTGATTTGAGATATACCTCTTTCTACGACTTGGGCTACAAGGCCATGGCGGCCAATCTTTCCGACATAGCGGCCATGGGGGGGAAACCTTTACTGGCGTTAGCCTCGCTGTCTCTTCCCTCCCAAACAAGTATCAGGGCCATAGATCAGCTATATGCCGGAATGAAAACACTGGCAAAAAAACACCGAGTGGTTATCGCCGGCGGTAATATCGTCAAAAGCCGGGAACTCTCTATAACCCTGACCCTGTTGGGAGAATGCCATCCCGAAAATATAGGGTTGCGTTCCGGCGCCAAAGTTGGCGATGCGGTGCTGGTCACCGGTGATCTGGGGGCCAGCCAGGCGGGACTGGACATATTAAATTCAAAATTCAAAATAAAAAATAAAAAAATAGCGGAAAAGCATCTCAGGCCGCAGTCCAGGGTCCGGGAAGCTTTGATACTGGCGGACAATTTTAAACTGCACGGGATGATCGACATCTCGGACGGGCTGGCCTCGGAGCTGCACCACCTGTCGCAGTCCAGCAAAGTCGGCGTCATCATAGACCAGGGAGCCCTGCCGGTGGCCGCTCAGGCAATCGCCATCGGGCAAAAGCTGGGACGGGATCCCCAAAAATATTGTCTTTACGGCGGGGAAGAATATGAACTGCTTTTCACCCTGCCGCCCCTTGAAGCCTTAAAGGCAAAGGCCATGATTCAAAAACAGGGTACCGCCTGCGCCATAATCGGACAGGTGGTCAAGGGCGCCCAGGTCAACATTATTTCCCAAAACGGCAAAACCGAAAAATTAAAAAACCAGGGTTATACCCATTTTTAA
- the glnA gene encoding type I glutamate--ammonia ligase, which yields MTLKQIFSVAQKNKVEFVAVKFVDLLGKWHQITVPSHELKPDLFQRGRGTGFDGSSVAGFTQVKAGDMIVIPVPKTGFMDPFAQLPTLTFLGDVIDVATGEKFDRNPRYIAEKAEQHLIKTGYAPQSFWGPEFEFYLFDSVRYRNLAQHSYFEVDAREAHWNSGRDEGPNLGNKIAHKGGYHAAPPHDRFFDFRSSLCKTMEQCGVPVKYHHHEVGGAGQMEIEVMFDTLTKMADRAMLVKYIVRNACFQAGLTCTFMPKPLFGEPGSGMHVHQYLAKDGSSLFYKKGGLVNMSELALHYLGGLLKHAPALLAFTNPSTNSYRRLVPGYEAPVRSTYSVGNRTAAVRIPGYLTDPKTRRYEFRPPDATCNPYLAFAAMLMAGIDGIKNKIHPGQPLNKDLFSLSKQDLEKIPTLPASLPEALEALRRDHQFLLQGGVFNQDLIDIWIQLKSEESEALASRPHPYEYELYYDC from the coding sequence ATGACCTTAAAGCAGATCTTCTCCGTGGCCCAAAAGAACAAGGTGGAATTCGTGGCGGTAAAATTCGTGGACCTGCTGGGCAAATGGCACCAGATCACGGTTCCCTCCCACGAACTGAAACCGGATCTTTTTCAGCGCGGCCGGGGGACAGGCTTCGACGGTTCCAGCGTGGCCGGCTTTACCCAGGTCAAGGCCGGGGACATGATAGTGATCCCGGTCCCGAAGACCGGTTTTATGGACCCCTTTGCCCAGCTCCCTACCCTGACCTTTCTGGGCGACGTGATAGACGTGGCCACCGGAGAAAAGTTTGACCGCAATCCCCGCTATATCGCGGAAAAAGCCGAGCAGCATCTGATCAAAACCGGATACGCTCCCCAGAGCTTCTGGGGACCGGAGTTTGAGTTTTACCTTTTTGATTCGGTCCGTTACCGGAACCTGGCCCAGCACAGTTATTTTGAAGTGGATGCCCGGGAAGCCCATTGGAACAGCGGCCGGGACGAAGGTCCCAACCTGGGGAACAAGATTGCCCACAAGGGCGGCTACCATGCCGCCCCGCCCCATGACCGTTTTTTTGATTTCCGCTCCTCGCTATGTAAGACCATGGAACAGTGCGGGGTGCCGGTGAAATACCACCATCACGAAGTGGGCGGGGCCGGCCAGATGGAAATAGAAGTGATGTTTGACACTTTGACCAAAATGGCCGATAGGGCCATGCTGGTAAAATACATCGTCCGCAATGCCTGCTTCCAGGCCGGGCTGACCTGCACCTTCATGCCCAAGCCCCTGTTCGGCGAGCCTGGTAGCGGGATGCACGTCCACCAGTACCTGGCCAAGGATGGCAGCTCGCTGTTCTACAAAAAGGGCGGGCTGGTGAACATGTCCGAGCTGGCCCTGCATTATCTGGGCGGACTGTTGAAGCACGCCCCGGCCCTGCTGGCCTTCACCAATCCCTCCACCAATTCCTACCGCCGGCTGGTGCCGGGTTACGAGGCTCCGGTCAGATCCACCTACTCGGTGGGCAACCGCACTGCGGCGGTAAGGATCCCCGGCTATCTAACCGATCCCAAGACCAGGCGCTACGAATTCCGGCCTCCCGACGCCACCTGCAACCCCTATCTGGCCTTTGCCGCCATGCTGATGGCGGGGATCGACGGCATCAAGAATAAAATCCACCCGGGCCAACCGCTGAACAAGGACCTGTTCAGCCTGTCCAAGCAGGACCTGGAAAAGATACCGACCCTGCCCGCTTCTCTGCCCGAGGCTCTGGAAGCTCTGCGCCGCGACCACCAGTTCCTGCTGCAGGGCGGAGTGTTCAACCAGGACCTGATAGACATTTGGATCCAGCTCAAGAGCGAGGAGTCGGAGGCCCTGGCCTCAAGGCCGCATCCCTATGAATACGAACTTTACTACGACTGCTGA